One stretch of Pelmatolapia mariae isolate MD_Pm_ZW linkage group LG3_W, Pm_UMD_F_2, whole genome shotgun sequence DNA includes these proteins:
- the LOC134624394 gene encoding uncharacterized protein LOC134624394 isoform X2 produces MVKMLMIVLLLHGVCVLLLAAPTVSAVSLSVSPNLQQVFRGSSSVYLSCVDDGQTADGWTVKRTRGGLTEDCGAAPGFGRLLGSYCVVDLSAPSETFWCEDSSGQQSDRVSFSVQSDTTAVILEIHALPVRTGSDVILRCRQRNGATVAAYFFIKGSSVGPKPEHIITNITQADEGLYSCSTEQGGKSPQSSLRVRDSPTIIHPPPPHCPPPPSTSTNFDPPLLLDKKVSLSVSPNLQQVFRGSSSVYLSCVDDGQTADGWTVKRTRGGLTEDCGAAAGFGRLLGSYCVVDLSAPSETFWCEDSSGQQSDRVSFSVQSDTTDEGVILEIPALPVRTGSDVILRCRQRNGATVKAYFFIKGSSVGPKPKHIITNITQADEGLYSCSTNQGGKSPQSSLRFRDPPTIIHPPPPHCPPPPSTSTNFDPPLLLDKKVSLSVSPNLQQFFRGSSSVDLSCVGDGETVDGWTVKRTRGGLTEDCGAAPGFGRLLGSYCVVELSAPSETFWCEDSSGQQSDRVSFSVQSDTTDEGLILEIPALPVRTRSDVILRCRQRNGATVAAYFSIKGSSVGHSLKREHIITNTTQADEGLYSCSTDQGGKSPQGSLRVRDPPTIIHPPPSASTNFDPPLLKKETV; encoded by the exons atgGTCAAGATGTTGATGATCGTGCTGCTCTTACACG gtgtgtgtgtgctgctgctggctgcacCGAcggtttctgcag tgtctctgtctgtcagtccaaaccttcagcaggtcttcagaggatcttcttcagtgtatctgagttgtgttgatgatggacagacagctgatggatggacagtgaagaggaccagaggaggactcactgaggactgtggagcagctccaggcttTGGGAGGCTTCTTGGTTCCTACTGTGTTGTGGATCTTTCTGCTCCCAGTGAAACTTTCTGGTGTGAGGACTCCTCTGGACAGCAGAGTGACAGAGTCTCCTTCAGTGTCCAATCAGACACTACAG CTGTCATCCTGGAGATCCATGCACTTCctgtgaggacaggaagtgatgtcattctgcgctgcagacagaggaatgGTGCCACAGTCGCAGCTTATTTCTTCATCAAAGGAAGTTCTGTTGGTCCTAAACCAGAGCACATCATCACTAACATCACGCAGgctgatgaaggtctctactcATGTTCTACTGAACAGGGTGGAAAGTCTCCTCAGAGCtctctgagggtcagag ATTCTCCTACCATcattcatcctcctcctcctcactgtcctcctcctccaagcACCTCCACAAACTTTGATCCTCCTCTTTTGCTCGACAAAAAAG tgtctctgtctgtcagtccaaaccttcagcaggtcttcagaggatcttcttcagtgtatctgagttgtgttgatgatggacagacagctgatggatggacagtgaagaggaccagaggaggactcactgaggactgtggagcagctgcAGGCTTTGGGAGGCTTCTTGGTTCCTACTGTGTTGTGGATCTTTCTGCTCCCAGTGAAACCTTCTGGTGTGAGGACTCCTCTGGACAGCAGAGTGACAGAGTCTCCTTCAGTGTCCAATCAGACACTACAG ATGAAGGTGTCATCCTGGAGatccctgcacttcctgtgaggacaggaagtgatgtcattctgcgctgcagacagaggaatgGTGCCACAGTCAAAGCTTATTTCTTCATCAAAGGAAGTTCTGTTGGTCCTAAACCAAAGCACATCATCACTAACATCACACAGgctgatgaaggtctctactcATGTTCTACTAATCAGGGTGgaaaatctcctcagagctctCTGAGGTTCAGAG ATCCTCCTACCAtcatccatcctcctcctcctcactgtcctcctcctccaagcACCTCCACAAACTTTGATCCTCCTCTTTTGCTCGACAAAAAAG tgtctctgtctgtcagtccaaaccttcagcagTTCTTCAGAGGATCTTCTTCAGTGGATCTGAGTTGTGTTGGTGATGGAGAGACAGttgatggatggacagtgaagaggaccagaggaggactcactgaggactgtggagcagctccaggcttTGGGAGGCTTCTTGGTTCCTACTGTGTTGTGGAGCTTTCTGCTCCCAGTGAAACCTTCTGGTGTGAGGACTCCTCTGGACAGCAGAGTGACAGAGTCTCCTTCAGTGTCCAGTCAGACACTACAG ATGAAGGTCTCATCCTGGAGatccctgcacttcctgtgaggACAAGAAGTGATGTCATTCTGCGCTGCAGACAAAGGAATGGTGCCACAGTCGCAGCTTATTTCTCCATCAAAGGAAGTTCTGTTGGTCATAGTCTTAAACGAGAGCACATCATCACTAACACCACGCAGgctgatgaaggtctctactcGTGTTCTACTGATCAGGGTGGAAAGTCTCCTCAGGGCtctctgagggtcagag ATCCTCCTACCATCATTCATCCTCCTCCAAGTGCCTCCACAAACTTTGATCCTCCtcttttgaaaaaagaaacagtctgA
- the LOC134624394 gene encoding uncharacterized protein LOC134624394 isoform X1, translating into MVKMLMIVLLLHGVCVLLLAAPTVSAVSLSVSPNLQQVFRGSSSVYLSCVDDGQTADGWTVKRTRGGLTEDCGAAPGFGRLLGSYCVVDLSAPSETFWCEDSSGQQSDRVSFSVQSDTTDRAVILEIHALPVRTGSDVILRCRQRNGATVAAYFFIKGSSVGPKPEHIITNITQADEGLYSCSTEQGGKSPQSSLRVRDSPTIIHPPPPHCPPPPSTSTNFDPPLLLDKKVSLSVSPNLQQVFRGSSSVYLSCVDDGQTADGWTVKRTRGGLTEDCGAAAGFGRLLGSYCVVDLSAPSETFWCEDSSGQQSDRVSFSVQSDTTDEGVILEIPALPVRTGSDVILRCRQRNGATVKAYFFIKGSSVGPKPKHIITNITQADEGLYSCSTNQGGKSPQSSLRFRDPPTIIHPPPPHCPPPPSTSTNFDPPLLLDKKVSLSVSPNLQQFFRGSSSVDLSCVGDGETVDGWTVKRTRGGLTEDCGAAPGFGRLLGSYCVVELSAPSETFWCEDSSGQQSDRVSFSVQSDTTDEGLILEIPALPVRTRSDVILRCRQRNGATVAAYFSIKGSSVGHSLKREHIITNTTQADEGLYSCSTDQGGKSPQGSLRVRDPPTIIHPPPSASTNFDPPLLKKETV; encoded by the exons atgGTCAAGATGTTGATGATCGTGCTGCTCTTACACG gtgtgtgtgtgctgctgctggctgcacCGAcggtttctgcag tgtctctgtctgtcagtccaaaccttcagcaggtcttcagaggatcttcttcagtgtatctgagttgtgttgatgatggacagacagctgatggatggacagtgaagaggaccagaggaggactcactgaggactgtggagcagctccaggcttTGGGAGGCTTCTTGGTTCCTACTGTGTTGTGGATCTTTCTGCTCCCAGTGAAACTTTCTGGTGTGAGGACTCCTCTGGACAGCAGAGTGACAGAGTCTCCTTCAGTGTCCAATCAGACACTACAG ATAGAGCTGTCATCCTGGAGATCCATGCACTTCctgtgaggacaggaagtgatgtcattctgcgctgcagacagaggaatgGTGCCACAGTCGCAGCTTATTTCTTCATCAAAGGAAGTTCTGTTGGTCCTAAACCAGAGCACATCATCACTAACATCACGCAGgctgatgaaggtctctactcATGTTCTACTGAACAGGGTGGAAAGTCTCCTCAGAGCtctctgagggtcagag ATTCTCCTACCATcattcatcctcctcctcctcactgtcctcctcctccaagcACCTCCACAAACTTTGATCCTCCTCTTTTGCTCGACAAAAAAG tgtctctgtctgtcagtccaaaccttcagcaggtcttcagaggatcttcttcagtgtatctgagttgtgttgatgatggacagacagctgatggatggacagtgaagaggaccagaggaggactcactgaggactgtggagcagctgcAGGCTTTGGGAGGCTTCTTGGTTCCTACTGTGTTGTGGATCTTTCTGCTCCCAGTGAAACCTTCTGGTGTGAGGACTCCTCTGGACAGCAGAGTGACAGAGTCTCCTTCAGTGTCCAATCAGACACTACAG ATGAAGGTGTCATCCTGGAGatccctgcacttcctgtgaggacaggaagtgatgtcattctgcgctgcagacagaggaatgGTGCCACAGTCAAAGCTTATTTCTTCATCAAAGGAAGTTCTGTTGGTCCTAAACCAAAGCACATCATCACTAACATCACACAGgctgatgaaggtctctactcATGTTCTACTAATCAGGGTGgaaaatctcctcagagctctCTGAGGTTCAGAG ATCCTCCTACCAtcatccatcctcctcctcctcactgtcctcctcctccaagcACCTCCACAAACTTTGATCCTCCTCTTTTGCTCGACAAAAAAG tgtctctgtctgtcagtccaaaccttcagcagTTCTTCAGAGGATCTTCTTCAGTGGATCTGAGTTGTGTTGGTGATGGAGAGACAGttgatggatggacagtgaagaggaccagaggaggactcactgaggactgtggagcagctccaggcttTGGGAGGCTTCTTGGTTCCTACTGTGTTGTGGAGCTTTCTGCTCCCAGTGAAACCTTCTGGTGTGAGGACTCCTCTGGACAGCAGAGTGACAGAGTCTCCTTCAGTGTCCAGTCAGACACTACAG ATGAAGGTCTCATCCTGGAGatccctgcacttcctgtgaggACAAGAAGTGATGTCATTCTGCGCTGCAGACAAAGGAATGGTGCCACAGTCGCAGCTTATTTCTCCATCAAAGGAAGTTCTGTTGGTCATAGTCTTAAACGAGAGCACATCATCACTAACACCACGCAGgctgatgaaggtctctactcGTGTTCTACTGATCAGGGTGGAAAGTCTCCTCAGGGCtctctgagggtcagag ATCCTCCTACCATCATTCATCCTCCTCCAAGTGCCTCCACAAACTTTGATCCTCCtcttttgaaaaaagaaacagtctgA
- the LOC134624394 gene encoding uncharacterized protein LOC134624394 isoform X3 — protein sequence MVKMLMIVLLLHGVCVLLLAAPTVSAVSLSVSPNLQQVFRGSSSVYLSCVDDGQTADGWTVKRTRGGLTEDCGAAPGFGRLLGSYCVVDLSAPSETFWCEDSSGQQSDRVSFSVQSDTTDRAVILEIHALPVRTGSDVILRCRQRNGATVAAYFFIKGSSVGPKPEHIITNITQADEGLYSCSTEQGGKSPQSSLRVRDSPTIIHPPPPHCPPPPSTSTNFDPPLLLDKKVSLSVSPNLQQVFRGSSSVYLSCVDDGQTADGWTVKRTRGGLTEDCGAAAGFGRLLGSYCVVDLSAPSETFWCEDSSGQQSDRVSFSVQSDTTGVILEIPALPVRTGSDVILRCRQRNGATVKAYFFIKGSSVGPKPKHIITNITQADEGLYSCSTNQGGKSPQSSLRFRDPPTIIHPPPPHCPPPPSTSTNFDPPLLLDKKVSLSVSPNLQQFFRGSSSVDLSCVGDGETVDGWTVKRTRGGLTEDCGAAPGFGRLLGSYCVVELSAPSETFWCEDSSGQQSDRVSFSVQSDTTDEGLILEIPALPVRTRSDVILRCRQRNGATVAAYFSIKGSSVGHSLKREHIITNTTQADEGLYSCSTDQGGKSPQGSLRVRDPPTIIHPPPSASTNFDPPLLKKETV from the exons atgGTCAAGATGTTGATGATCGTGCTGCTCTTACACG gtgtgtgtgtgctgctgctggctgcacCGAcggtttctgcag tgtctctgtctgtcagtccaaaccttcagcaggtcttcagaggatcttcttcagtgtatctgagttgtgttgatgatggacagacagctgatggatggacagtgaagaggaccagaggaggactcactgaggactgtggagcagctccaggcttTGGGAGGCTTCTTGGTTCCTACTGTGTTGTGGATCTTTCTGCTCCCAGTGAAACTTTCTGGTGTGAGGACTCCTCTGGACAGCAGAGTGACAGAGTCTCCTTCAGTGTCCAATCAGACACTACAG ATAGAGCTGTCATCCTGGAGATCCATGCACTTCctgtgaggacaggaagtgatgtcattctgcgctgcagacagaggaatgGTGCCACAGTCGCAGCTTATTTCTTCATCAAAGGAAGTTCTGTTGGTCCTAAACCAGAGCACATCATCACTAACATCACGCAGgctgatgaaggtctctactcATGTTCTACTGAACAGGGTGGAAAGTCTCCTCAGAGCtctctgagggtcagag ATTCTCCTACCATcattcatcctcctcctcctcactgtcctcctcctccaagcACCTCCACAAACTTTGATCCTCCTCTTTTGCTCGACAAAAAAG tgtctctgtctgtcagtccaaaccttcagcaggtcttcagaggatcttcttcagtgtatctgagttgtgttgatgatggacagacagctgatggatggacagtgaagaggaccagaggaggactcactgaggactgtggagcagctgcAGGCTTTGGGAGGCTTCTTGGTTCCTACTGTGTTGTGGATCTTTCTGCTCCCAGTGAAACCTTCTGGTGTGAGGACTCCTCTGGACAGCAGAGTGACAGAGTCTCCTTCAGTGTCCAATCAGACACTACAG GTGTCATCCTGGAGatccctgcacttcctgtgaggacaggaagtgatgtcattctgcgctgcagacagaggaatgGTGCCACAGTCAAAGCTTATTTCTTCATCAAAGGAAGTTCTGTTGGTCCTAAACCAAAGCACATCATCACTAACATCACACAGgctgatgaaggtctctactcATGTTCTACTAATCAGGGTGgaaaatctcctcagagctctCTGAGGTTCAGAG ATCCTCCTACCAtcatccatcctcctcctcctcactgtcctcctcctccaagcACCTCCACAAACTTTGATCCTCCTCTTTTGCTCGACAAAAAAG tgtctctgtctgtcagtccaaaccttcagcagTTCTTCAGAGGATCTTCTTCAGTGGATCTGAGTTGTGTTGGTGATGGAGAGACAGttgatggatggacagtgaagaggaccagaggaggactcactgaggactgtggagcagctccaggcttTGGGAGGCTTCTTGGTTCCTACTGTGTTGTGGAGCTTTCTGCTCCCAGTGAAACCTTCTGGTGTGAGGACTCCTCTGGACAGCAGAGTGACAGAGTCTCCTTCAGTGTCCAGTCAGACACTACAG ATGAAGGTCTCATCCTGGAGatccctgcacttcctgtgaggACAAGAAGTGATGTCATTCTGCGCTGCAGACAAAGGAATGGTGCCACAGTCGCAGCTTATTTCTCCATCAAAGGAAGTTCTGTTGGTCATAGTCTTAAACGAGAGCACATCATCACTAACACCACGCAGgctgatgaaggtctctactcGTGTTCTACTGATCAGGGTGGAAAGTCTCCTCAGGGCtctctgagggtcagag ATCCTCCTACCATCATTCATCCTCCTCCAAGTGCCTCCACAAACTTTGATCCTCCtcttttgaaaaaagaaacagtctgA